From the Leucobacter tenebrionis genome, one window contains:
- a CDS encoding TrkH family potassium uptake protein, which yields MIHSSPARFALMVFTSLILLWTALLSLPIASNSRTMTPLADALFTAVSAICVTGLSTVDMASNWSLFGELVILAGLQIGGIGVLTLASILGLTVTRRLGLRQRLLAAGDTNPMRMGRDVSESQAVGLGEIGGLLVAVAASLVVIEAALTILITPRLMVAGYDFWHALWNGFYLAASAFTNTGFVPLPGGLAPFDTDVYLLTVLAIGVFLGAIGFPVIFALYRYVTGGGWRAHKRLGLHAKLTLTTTLIFVIVGWVAIGGLEFANPDTLGGHGFWETLLSSGYMSVMTRSGGLGIIDPVDMNGSTLLAMDMLMFVGGGSASTAGGIKVTTLAVLFLAAYAEARGYRDIQVFDRRIPDEVLRVSVSILIWGATIILVSTVALLHFTGRPLDIVLFEVISAFGTCGLSTGLSSEISDPGKYILAATMWAGRVGTVTLAAAVAASSRSRLFKLPEERPIVG from the coding sequence ATGATCCACTCCTCGCCCGCCCGCTTCGCGCTGATGGTCTTCACCAGCCTCATCCTGCTCTGGACGGCCCTGCTCTCGTTGCCGATCGCGAGCAACTCGCGCACGATGACCCCGCTCGCCGACGCGCTCTTCACCGCCGTCTCGGCGATCTGCGTCACGGGGCTCTCGACAGTCGACATGGCATCGAACTGGTCGCTGTTCGGCGAGTTGGTGATCCTCGCCGGCCTGCAGATCGGGGGCATCGGCGTGCTCACCCTCGCGAGCATCCTCGGCCTCACCGTCACCCGCCGCCTCGGCCTGCGGCAGCGACTGCTCGCCGCAGGCGACACCAACCCGATGCGCATGGGCCGCGACGTATCCGAGAGCCAGGCCGTCGGTCTCGGCGAGATCGGCGGCCTGCTGGTCGCGGTGGCGGCGAGCCTCGTGGTGATCGAGGCCGCCCTCACCATACTCATCACACCGCGGCTGATGGTCGCCGGATACGACTTCTGGCACGCCCTCTGGAACGGCTTCTACCTCGCCGCATCCGCCTTCACCAATACCGGCTTCGTACCGCTGCCCGGGGGGCTCGCCCCCTTCGACACCGATGTCTACCTGCTGACCGTGCTCGCCATCGGCGTGTTCCTGGGCGCGATCGGCTTCCCCGTCATCTTCGCGCTCTACCGCTACGTGACGGGCGGCGGCTGGCGCGCGCACAAGCGCCTCGGCCTGCACGCCAAGCTCACCCTCACCACCACCCTCATCTTCGTGATCGTGGGCTGGGTCGCCATCGGCGGGCTCGAGTTCGCGAACCCCGACACGCTGGGCGGTCACGGGTTCTGGGAGACGCTGCTCAGCTCCGGCTATATGTCGGTGATGACGCGCTCGGGCGGCCTCGGCATCATCGACCCGGTCGATATGAACGGATCGACGCTGCTGGCCATGGACATGCTGATGTTCGTGGGCGGGGGATCGGCGTCGACCGCCGGCGGCATCAAGGTCACCACGCTCGCCGTGCTGTTCCTCGCCGCTTACGCCGAGGCTCGCGGGTACCGCGACATCCAGGTCTTCGACCGCCGCATCCCCGACGAGGTGCTGCGCGTGTCGGTGTCGATCCTCATCTGGGGGGCGACGATCATCCTCGTTTCGACGGTCGCGCTGCTGCATTTCACCGGCCGCCCGCTCGACATCGTGCTCTTCGAGGTGATCTCGGCGTTCGGCACCTGCGGGCTATCGACCGGCTTGTCGAGCGAGATCTCGGATCCCGGCAAATACATTCTCGCGGCCACCATGTGGGCCGGCCGCGTGGGAACGGTGACGCTTGCCGCGGCCGTTGCGGCGTCGAGCCGTTCCCGCCTGTTCAAACTCCCCGAGGAAAGGCCGATCGTTGGTTGA
- a CDS encoding MFS transporter, translating to MTSTASADLGTESTGRERRKVVAASMIGTTIEWYDFFIYAFAANLVLAKLFFEPAGPGMMQILSLVTIGLSFLFRPLGAFLAGHFGDKLGRRPMLVITLLLMGVATVGIGLLPTYQTIGMAAPAILIFLRILQGISAGGEWGGAVLMSVEHAPTGKRGLYGIFPQLGVPFGMLLASAMLALMGAIAPGEAFEVWGWRVPFLFSVVLIVVGFVIRRTVDESPVFNEIKETRQQESAPIVQVLKQHLPLVIVSALFFAGNNAVGYMLTGGYVQGLASRLEDQGGLGYNPVHVQLAVLTAAVVWAASTLAAGALTDRFGRKPVVTVGWFVQAAGIIPLFQFVFNGGVGGVLVGTCLLAVGLGLTYGPQAVWYSETFPASVRYSGISISYALGGVLGGAFAPTIAQILLQSFGTTWAIVVYLLTMTAIGLLATSLLRDRTGVPLDLDFERSGEWKDWRPAKR from the coding sequence ATGACCAGCACCGCCTCAGCCGACCTCGGAACCGAGAGTACCGGCCGCGAACGCCGCAAGGTCGTCGCGGCATCGATGATCGGCACCACGATCGAGTGGTACGACTTCTTCATCTACGCCTTCGCCGCGAACCTCGTGCTGGCGAAGCTCTTCTTCGAACCCGCAGGCCCGGGCATGATGCAGATCCTCTCGCTCGTGACCATCGGCCTCTCCTTCCTCTTCCGCCCGCTCGGCGCGTTCCTCGCCGGGCACTTCGGCGACAAGCTCGGGCGTCGGCCGATGCTCGTCATCACACTGCTGCTGATGGGGGTCGCGACGGTCGGGATCGGACTGCTGCCCACCTACCAGACCATCGGGATGGCCGCTCCCGCGATCCTCATCTTCTTGCGCATCCTGCAGGGCATCTCCGCGGGCGGCGAGTGGGGCGGCGCCGTGCTGATGTCGGTCGAGCACGCGCCCACGGGCAAGCGCGGTCTGTACGGCATCTTCCCGCAGCTGGGTGTGCCGTTCGGCATGCTGCTCGCCTCCGCCATGCTCGCGCTCATGGGGGCGATCGCTCCGGGAGAGGCGTTCGAGGTGTGGGGTTGGCGCGTGCCGTTCCTGTTCTCGGTCGTGCTGATCGTGGTGGGCTTCGTCATCCGCCGCACCGTCGACGAGTCGCCGGTGTTCAACGAGATCAAGGAGACGCGTCAGCAGGAATCGGCGCCGATCGTGCAGGTGCTGAAGCAGCACCTGCCGCTCGTGATCGTCAGTGCGCTGTTCTTCGCGGGCAACAACGCCGTGGGCTACATGCTCACCGGAGGCTACGTGCAGGGACTCGCCTCGCGCCTCGAGGATCAGGGCGGCCTGGGCTACAATCCCGTGCACGTTCAGCTCGCGGTGCTCACCGCTGCCGTCGTCTGGGCGGCCTCCACTCTCGCGGCGGGCGCTCTGACCGACAGGTTCGGCCGTAAGCCCGTCGTGACGGTCGGTTGGTTCGTGCAGGCCGCGGGCATCATCCCGCTGTTCCAGTTCGTCTTCAACGGCGGCGTCGGCGGAGTGCTCGTCGGTACGTGTCTACTCGCCGTCGGCCTCGGGCTCACCTACGGGCCGCAGGCCGTGTGGTACTCCGAGACCTTCCCTGCATCCGTGCGCTATTCGGGCATCTCGATCAGCTACGCCCTCGGCGGAGTGCTGGGCGGCGCGTTCGCTCCCACGATCGCGCAGATCCTGCTGCAGTCCTTCGGCACCACCTGGGCCATCGTCGTCTACCTGCTCACCATGACGGCGATCGGGCTGCTCGCGACGTCGCTGCTGAGAGATCGTACGGGTGTCCCGCTCGACCTCGACTTCGAGCGGAGCGGCGAGTGGAAGGACTGGAGGCCGGCGAAGCGCTAG
- a CDS encoding cytochrome P450: MPGTALAAVEVPVADWFDPREAMRDPYPSYERLRETGPVVFAPAVQRYFLTTHAAVSWAEQHPERFSSYSEQNLTMMRALGGRPMLRKDDPAHAAERSAINPTLRPRAIKEVWSPSFEKNVDRWIARLLEIGPAHADLNRDFAAPVASQNLIDLLGFPSDVHVDDMRRWSTDYIAGIGNLLDDADIWRRCDRSQAEVNTILDSLLPVLRRTPDGSITSHLLQVGLPEETVRANVHLTISGGMNEPQHMITNIVWALSTHPDQRAEVLAGEVAWGDVFEETVRWQSPIGMIPRELVDDTELEGFSLPAGANMGLLLASANRDEAVFPHAAHYDVRRRARGHLGFGAGVHMCAGRWAAKTAVGEYALPRLYERIPGLELATDRDTRWDGWVFRGITALPVTW, translated from the coding sequence ATGCCCGGCACTGCACTCGCCGCCGTCGAAGTCCCGGTGGCCGACTGGTTCGATCCGCGGGAGGCGATGCGCGATCCATACCCCAGCTACGAGCGGCTTCGAGAGACGGGACCAGTGGTCTTCGCGCCCGCCGTCCAGCGCTACTTTCTCACCACGCACGCGGCGGTGAGCTGGGCCGAGCAGCACCCGGAGCGCTTCAGCTCCTACTCGGAGCAGAACCTCACCATGATGCGCGCGCTCGGCGGGCGTCCGATGCTGAGGAAGGACGATCCGGCTCACGCGGCAGAGCGCTCCGCCATCAACCCCACTCTGCGACCCAGGGCCATCAAGGAGGTGTGGTCGCCCAGCTTCGAGAAGAACGTCGACCGCTGGATCGCTCGGCTGCTGGAGATCGGCCCGGCGCACGCCGATCTGAACCGCGACTTCGCGGCGCCGGTTGCGAGTCAGAACCTCATCGACCTGCTGGGCTTCCCATCGGACGTGCACGTCGACGACATGCGCCGCTGGTCCACCGACTACATCGCCGGAATCGGCAACCTGCTCGACGACGCCGATATCTGGCGGCGCTGCGATCGGAGCCAGGCGGAGGTGAACACGATCCTCGATTCGCTGCTGCCGGTGCTGCGCCGCACCCCCGACGGGTCGATCACCTCCCACCTGCTCCAAGTCGGTCTCCCGGAGGAGACCGTACGCGCGAACGTCCACCTGACGATCTCGGGCGGGATGAACGAGCCGCAGCACATGATCACGAACATCGTCTGGGCGCTCTCCACGCACCCGGACCAGCGGGCCGAGGTGCTGGCGGGCGAGGTCGCCTGGGGCGACGTCTTCGAGGAGACCGTGCGCTGGCAGTCGCCGATCGGAATGATTCCGCGTGAGCTCGTCGACGATACCGAGCTAGAAGGATTCTCGCTGCCCGCCGGCGCGAACATGGGTCTCCTGCTCGCGAGCGCCAACCGTGACGAAGCGGTGTTCCCGCACGCAGCGCACTACGACGTGCGCCGGCGTGCGCGCGGACACCTCGGCTTCGGCGCGGGAGTGCACATGTGCGCCGGCCGCTGGGCCGCCAAGACCGCGGTGGGAGAGTACGCCTTGCCGCGCCTCTACGAGCGGATCCCCGGTCTCGAACTCGCGACCGACCGCGACACCCGCTGGGACGGCTGGGTGTTCCGCGGGATCACGGCCCTGCCCGTGACGTGGTGA
- a CDS encoding potassium channel family protein → MVDIRSDAPVIVIGLGRFGAATAGQLDRQDREVLVVDTDPQLVQKWADRVTHAVQADARSMEALRQIGADEFQIAVVATGASIEASVLIAANLVDLGIPQIWAKAISLSHGKILERIGVNHVIYPEREAGERVAHLLSGSMLDFIQFDNNYVIAKMYPPRSIRGRSLSESGVRTRYRVTVVGVKTPGQPFTHATQDTVVSPHDLIIVSGTAADVERFATIG, encoded by the coding sequence TTGGTTGATATTCGCAGTGACGCCCCGGTGATCGTGATCGGCCTCGGCCGGTTCGGCGCCGCGACCGCAGGACAGCTCGACCGACAGGACCGCGAGGTGCTGGTCGTCGACACCGATCCCCAGCTCGTGCAGAAGTGGGCGGATCGTGTGACCCACGCCGTGCAGGCCGATGCCCGCTCCATGGAAGCGCTGCGCCAGATCGGCGCCGACGAGTTCCAGATCGCGGTCGTCGCCACCGGCGCATCGATCGAGGCGAGCGTGCTGATCGCCGCGAACCTCGTTGATCTCGGCATCCCCCAGATCTGGGCGAAGGCGATCTCGCTCTCGCACGGCAAGATCCTCGAGCGGATCGGCGTGAACCACGTCATCTATCCCGAGCGGGAGGCCGGCGAGCGCGTCGCACACCTGCTGAGCGGCAGCATGCTCGACTTCATCCAGTTCGACAACAACTACGTGATCGCGAAGATGTACCCGCCCCGCTCGATCCGCGGTCGCTCGCTCTCCGAGAGCGGGGTGCGCACCCGCTACCGCGTCACGGTGGTCGGTGTGAAGACTCCGGGTCAGCCGTTCACCCACGCGACTCAGGACACGGTGGTGTCGCCGCACGACCTCATCATCGTGAGCGGTACGGCCGCCGATGTGGAGCGCTTCGCGACGATCGGTTGA